CTTAAGGGAAATGTTAAGAAGCGTTTTAATCAGGTACTGCCTTAAGGATTCATCTTCCAGAGGGAAGGCTATTTCAACTCTTCTGTACAGGTTACGGGGCATCAGGTCGGCGCTGCTTAAATAGATCTCCTCGCTGCCGTTGTTGTATAAATAATATACCCTGCTGTGTTCAAGGTAGCGCCCAACGATGCTTACAACCCTTATGTTCTCGCTTAATCCCGGCACATTCGGCACAAGGCAGCATATGCCGCGGACGATAAGGTCCACCTTTACGCCGCAGTTTGAGGCCTCATATAAAGCAGAAATAAGTATAGGGTCTACAAGTGAGTTAAGCTTGAAGATAATATGCCCTTTGCCGCCCGCCTTTACGTTTTCAATTTCGCGCCCTATAAGGCGCAGGAATTTCTCTTTCATATTGATGGGGGCAACGAAAAGCTTTCTGAAATCCTTCTGGCTGGAATATCCCGTAAGATAGTTAAATACATCGGAAACATCGGCGCATAAATCCTCGTTTGCAGTAAAAAGTCCAAGATCGGTATAGATCTTTGCTGTTACCGAATTGTAGTTTCCCGTGCCCAGGTGAACGTAGCGCTTTACGCCGTCGGATTCCTTACGGACAACAAGCGTCATCTTTGCATGGGTCTTAAGTCCCACGAGGCCGTAGACAACATGGACGCCCACTTTTTCAAGCTCGCGTGCCCAGTAAATGTTGTTTTCCTCATCGAACCTTGCCTTAAGCTCAACCAGTACGGCCACCTGCTTACCCATTTCGGCAGCCTCAATAAGGCATTTTACAACCGGCGAATTGGCCCCCACGCGGTAGAGCGTCTGCTTTATAGTCAGCACTTCGGGATCGCGCGAGGCGGCCTTGATGAAATCTATAACAGGGCTGAATGAGTGATAAGGATGATGGATCAGGATATCCTTCTGCTTAATGAGGTTAAATATATTTTCCTCTTCCTCAAAGACCGCGGGTACAACAGGGTACTGCGGCTTTTCCTTCAGGCTGTGTAATGGAAGGTCATAAAGAGCGATAATGTCGCTCATTCCAAGCGGCCCGTCAATAACGTGGACGTCTTCTTTTGTTATCTGCAGGTTTTCCGTTAAAGTCTCCTGCATAAACTCGGGCATAGTAGATTCAACCTCAAGGCGCACAACTGTGCCGAATCTCCTCTGGCGTATGTTTTCCTCGATTACCTGCAGGAGGTCGTCGGCCTCATCCTCCTGGAGTTCAATATCGGTATCCCTGGTAATTCTGAAGCGGTGGGCCTCAAGAATTTCCATTCCGGGGAAAAGCAGGTGCAGGTTGTTTTTAATAAGGTCGCCCAGCCATATAAACTTTGTACTAACGTGAGAATTTGTTTTTTTCTCGGGATTTATAATTTCATCTATCTGCATGAGGCGCGGCAGAATGCTTGGCACCTTAACGCGCGCAAAATCCTTTTCGCCGTTAGGCTTTCTTACAAGCACGGCAAGGCTCAGGCTCAGGTTTGAGATATATGGAAACGGCCGCCCGGGGTCGAAAGCAAGAGGAGTCAGAACCGGGTAAATCTCTTTTTTAAAGTACTCGTTTAAGAGCTTCTGTTCCTTGGGCGAAAGGTCGTTTATGTCGGCAATAACTATATTATATTTTTTCAGCGATGGCACAATTTCGTTAAGCCACAGGTCGCGTGCAGTCTTAAGCATCGGCTGAATTTCTTTTTCTATTTTTCTAAGCTGCTGTAAGGGTGTAAGGCCGTCTATTGTAGGTTCAATTACCTTTGCCTCAACCTGCTCCTTCAGGCCTGAAATTCTGATCATATAGAATTCATCGAGGTTGGAGCTGAAGATGGAAAGAAACTTTACCTTTTCCAGTAGTGGAAGGTGGGGGTTTAAGGCCTCTTCAAGAACCCTCCTGTTGAACTCAACCCAGCTTAAGTCCCTGTTAAAGAAATTTCTCGGGTTATTATACTTCTTAAGTAACTCTTTAGACTGCATTACACTAATACGTTTAGATATAATAAAATATAGTTAATTTTCTTTCGTTTTGCGCAGAGATACGGTCTCTACCTGCTCTTCTCGGTTTTTCTTGCCGAA
The sequence above is drawn from the Ignavibacteria bacterium genome and encodes:
- the ppk1 gene encoding polyphosphate kinase 1, which produces MQSKELLKKYNNPRNFFNRDLSWVEFNRRVLEEALNPHLPLLEKVKFLSIFSSNLDEFYMIRISGLKEQVEAKVIEPTIDGLTPLQQLRKIEKEIQPMLKTARDLWLNEIVPSLKKYNIVIADINDLSPKEQKLLNEYFKKEIYPVLTPLAFDPGRPFPYISNLSLSLAVLVRKPNGEKDFARVKVPSILPRLMQIDEIINPEKKTNSHVSTKFIWLGDLIKNNLHLLFPGMEILEAHRFRITRDTDIELQEDEADDLLQVIEENIRQRRFGTVVRLEVESTMPEFMQETLTENLQITKEDVHVIDGPLGMSDIIALYDLPLHSLKEKPQYPVVPAVFEEEENIFNLIKQKDILIHHPYHSFSPVIDFIKAASRDPEVLTIKQTLYRVGANSPVVKCLIEAAEMGKQVAVLVELKARFDEENNIYWARELEKVGVHVVYGLVGLKTHAKMTLVVRKESDGVKRYVHLGTGNYNSVTAKIYTDLGLFTANEDLCADVSDVFNYLTGYSSQKDFRKLFVAPINMKEKFLRLIGREIENVKAGGKGHIIFKLNSLVDPILISALYEASNCGVKVDLIVRGICCLVPNVPGLSENIRVVSIVGRYLEHSRVYYLYNNGSEEIYLSSADLMPRNLYRRVEIAFPLEDESLRQYLIKTLLNISLKDNVKGRILMPNGKYITPEVPEGAKRINSQEWLMNYSVKENRKKIKQKL